The proteins below come from a single Desulfitobacterium metallireducens DSM 15288 genomic window:
- the secD gene encoding protein translocase subunit SecD, whose protein sequence is MKRASILKLTATILLVAIAVVFSIKPLTDPKTGIPLGLDLRGGVHLILQAEPSQEGAAVTNEDMDNAKSVIEKRVNEMGLSEPVVQADLANKRIVVDLAGVQDPEKAVEVLKTTAKLTFRDPQGNVLVEGSDLKDARAGSDQQSGGFVVNLTFSTEGANKFAAATTKLVGQNLGIYLDNDQIQNPRVNTPIANGQAQITGYSSLEEAANYAVLMRSGALPVSLSIVEKRQVGASLGVDSLNKSVQAGIYGIIFIFLFMLVLYRVPGLVANLSLIVLMLINLWVLKGFRAVLTLPGIAGFILTIAMAVDLNIIIYERIKEELRLGKSLRAAVEAGFSRAFVTVFDSQITTLFAAVTLYFLGTSSIKGFAITLGVGILASLFTAVTLTRIIMRWIVNINPKMNSKWFGARREE, encoded by the coding sequence ATGAAAAGGGCAAGTATCCTTAAGCTCACAGCAACCATTTTGCTGGTGGCTATCGCTGTTGTGTTTTCAATTAAGCCCCTTACAGATCCCAAAACTGGAATTCCGTTGGGACTTGACTTGCGCGGCGGTGTCCATTTGATTCTGCAGGCTGAACCGAGCCAAGAGGGAGCCGCAGTTACAAATGAAGATATGGACAATGCTAAATCCGTTATTGAAAAACGGGTTAATGAAATGGGATTGTCAGAGCCAGTAGTGCAAGCGGATCTGGCAAATAAGCGGATTGTGGTTGATCTCGCTGGTGTTCAGGATCCCGAGAAGGCGGTTGAAGTCTTGAAGACTACTGCGAAGTTGACTTTCCGTGATCCGCAGGGGAATGTCTTGGTCGAAGGTTCAGATCTCAAAGATGCTCGCGCTGGAAGTGATCAGCAAAGTGGTGGATTTGTTGTTAATTTAACATTTTCAACCGAAGGAGCCAATAAGTTTGCAGCTGCAACAACGAAGCTTGTTGGACAAAACTTAGGAATCTATCTTGATAATGATCAGATTCAAAATCCGCGGGTTAATACACCAATTGCGAATGGACAAGCCCAGATTACCGGTTATTCTTCCTTAGAAGAAGCCGCTAATTATGCAGTTCTTATGCGTTCAGGGGCTTTGCCTGTGAGCTTGTCAATTGTTGAAAAGCGTCAGGTTGGTGCATCTCTCGGTGTAGATTCCTTAAATAAAAGTGTTCAAGCGGGTATTTATGGAATTATCTTCATTTTCCTCTTTATGCTTGTTTTGTATCGGGTACCTGGTTTAGTTGCTAATCTTTCTCTAATTGTACTGATGCTCATCAACCTTTGGGTCCTTAAAGGGTTCCGTGCTGTACTAACCCTTCCAGGTATCGCCGGTTTTATTTTAACGATCGCTATGGCCGTAGACTTAAATATTATTATTTATGAACGGATTAAAGAAGAGCTACGACTTGGTAAATCATTGCGTGCTGCAGTTGAAGCGGGTTTCAGCCGTGCCTTTGTTACGGTTTTTGATTCTCAGATTACCACATTGTTTGCAGCTGTGACCCTTTACTTCCTTGGGACAAGTTCAATTAAAGGATTTGCGATTACCCTTGGTGTTGGTATTCTGGCTAGTTTGTTCACAGCAGTAACCTTGACTCGCATAATTATGCGGTGGATTGTCAACATTAATCCGAAAATGAATTCGAAATGGTTTGGCGCTAGGAGGGAAGAGTAA
- a CDS encoding HD domain-containing protein translates to MTKLTINDLKADPIVQGYIEGGNRHLEAIGFTEHGLRHVGLVSRIASNILEKLEYPQRTCELAAIASYLHDIGNAVNRVSHAQTGAIMASQILERHGMAPEEIAIIIGAIGNHDEVDGNPVNDVSAALILADKSDVHRSRVRNPDLATFDIHDRVNYAVEHSFLRVYPNERIALEITINTELCPVMDYFEIFMARMLLCRKAANFLKTRFELKINEVKLL, encoded by the coding sequence ATGACTAAGCTTACCATAAACGATCTTAAAGCAGACCCTATCGTTCAGGGTTATATTGAAGGTGGAAATCGACATTTAGAAGCGATCGGATTTACTGAGCATGGGTTGCGTCATGTGGGATTAGTGTCCCGTATTGCCTCAAATATTCTTGAAAAATTAGAGTATCCACAAAGAACTTGTGAACTTGCTGCTATTGCATCATACCTCCATGATATCGGCAATGCTGTAAATCGAGTCAGCCATGCACAGACGGGTGCAATTATGGCCTCTCAAATTTTAGAAAGGCATGGTATGGCTCCAGAGGAAATTGCCATCATCATTGGTGCAATTGGAAATCATGATGAGGTGGATGGAAATCCAGTCAATGATGTATCTGCAGCCTTGATTCTAGCAGATAAATCTGATGTTCATCGTTCGCGTGTAAGGAACCCTGATTTGGCAACTTTTGACATCCACGACCGTGTTAATTATGCAGTAGAGCATTCTTTCTTACGAGTTTATCCTAATGAAAGGATCGCATTAGAAATCACAATCAATACGGAACTTTGTCCGGTTATGGATTATTTTGAAATTTTTATGGCCCGTATGCTTTTATGCCGTAAAGCCGCTAATTTCTTAAAAACACGTTTTGAGCTTAAGATCAATGAAGTAAAATTGCTATAA
- a CDS encoding EcsC family protein translates to MTYEQSVRRHLQRWQKKILKPSGLVEKSSKKLQERVNQMIPRKVYDAITTTIKGLIKAVLFGLNFVPKGEPQMGLTLQERDAQGQLLLKKYKRIAAAEGAGTGAGGIVLGIADFPVLIVIKMKFLFELAHVYGFSTYDYTERLYLLYVFQLAFSSQEKRPVLFYELQHWQEVVARFPEERSLEQINWEQFQQEYRDAIDFRKMLQMIPGLGAVIGAWANYGLLDDLGETAINCYRLRILKEGGPEHD, encoded by the coding sequence GTGACTTACGAGCAATCCGTCAGAAGACATTTGCAACGCTGGCAGAAGAAAATTTTAAAGCCATCCGGTCTTGTTGAAAAAAGCTCTAAGAAGCTACAAGAACGTGTCAATCAAATGATTCCACGGAAAGTCTATGATGCTATAACAACTACAATTAAAGGGCTCATCAAGGCTGTTTTATTTGGACTGAATTTTGTCCCTAAAGGTGAACCTCAAATGGGATTGACACTTCAAGAGCGTGATGCTCAAGGTCAGCTTTTACTTAAGAAATACAAAAGAATTGCTGCAGCTGAGGGAGCTGGAACAGGCGCTGGTGGAATTGTCCTTGGAATTGCAGACTTTCCTGTGTTAATTGTGATTAAAATGAAGTTCTTATTTGAATTAGCGCACGTGTACGGATTTTCAACGTATGATTACACGGAACGTCTTTACTTGCTCTATGTTTTTCAACTTGCCTTTTCGAGTCAAGAAAAACGACCCGTATTATTCTATGAGCTTCAGCATTGGCAGGAGGTAGTGGCTCGGTTTCCAGAAGAACGTTCGCTAGAACAAATCAATTGGGAACAATTTCAACAGGAATATCGAGATGCCATTGATTTTCGGAAGATGTTACAAATGATCCCTGGTTTAGGAGCGGTGATTGGAGCTTGGGCAAACTATGGGTTATTAGACGATCTGGGCGAGACGGCAATCAATTGTTACCGCCTCAGGATACTGAAAGAAGGAGGACCAGAGCATGACTAA
- the yajC gene encoding preprotein translocase subunit YajC produces the protein MQSSTLTLVLYFVVFFGIMYFLMIRPQQKQAKQRQALLNSLRVKDKVITAGGVYGKITKVKEKSVMVQIADKVEIEVTKNGIASVENREVAVEKDKKDKAKVKVEDAPKEGTEATDEK, from the coding sequence ATGCAATCATCAACTCTAACTCTTGTTCTTTATTTTGTGGTGTTTTTCGGGATTATGTACTTTCTGATGATTCGGCCACAACAAAAACAAGCCAAACAACGTCAAGCTTTACTTAACAGTCTACGGGTAAAGGATAAAGTTATCACCGCCGGTGGAGTTTATGGTAAGATCACTAAAGTCAAAGAAAAATCGGTAATGGTACAGATTGCTGATAAAGTCGAGATCGAAGTAACCAAGAATGGAATTGCAAGTGTCGAAAATCGAGAAGTTGCCGTTGAAAAGGATAAAAAAGATAAAGCTAAAGTTAAAGTGGAAGATGCTCCTAAGGAAGGAACGGAAGCTACTGACGAAAAATAA
- the tgt gene encoding tRNA guanosine(34) transglycosylase Tgt, with protein MDVNHLPAVRLEVLKEDTRTKARLGKLHTPHGVINTPVFMPVGTQATVKTMNPEELKEIGAGIILSNTYHLFLRPGQELIREAGGLHSFMHWDGAILTDSGGFQVFSLGDLRKITEEGVEFRSHLDGSRQFLSPEIATQVQMALGSDIVMAFDECTPYPATREYAKASMERTTRWLKRCKETLTTTDRQSLFGIVQGSMFEDLRKQSAAEITELDLPGYAIGGLSVGEPKELMYEVMDYTVPLLPKDRPRYLMGVGSPDALIEGVMRGIDMFDCVLPTRIARNGTAMTRYGKLVVRNAAVAHDFMPIDPTCDCYACRNYSRAYIRHLLKADEILGLRLMSIHNLRFLQTLMKEIREAIAEDRLPEYRQKFFTDYGYLD; from the coding sequence ATGGATGTGAACCATTTGCCTGCGGTACGTTTAGAAGTTTTAAAAGAAGATACACGAACGAAAGCACGATTAGGAAAGCTCCACACTCCGCACGGGGTGATCAATACGCCCGTTTTTATGCCGGTTGGGACACAAGCGACGGTTAAGACGATGAATCCAGAAGAATTAAAAGAAATAGGGGCAGGAATTATCTTAAGTAATACCTACCACTTGTTTCTCCGTCCAGGGCAAGAGCTTATCCGTGAAGCGGGTGGATTGCATTCGTTTATGCATTGGGATGGAGCAATTCTTACCGATAGTGGAGGCTTTCAGGTCTTTAGTTTAGGCGATCTCCGTAAGATTACGGAAGAAGGGGTTGAATTTCGCTCCCATCTTGATGGATCACGACAGTTTCTAAGCCCGGAAATTGCAACCCAGGTTCAAATGGCTTTGGGTTCAGATATCGTGATGGCTTTTGATGAATGTACCCCCTATCCAGCAACTCGGGAATATGCCAAAGCATCGATGGAGCGGACGACACGTTGGTTAAAACGCTGTAAGGAGACCTTGACGACAACGGATCGTCAGTCTCTTTTTGGAATTGTACAAGGGAGCATGTTTGAGGATCTCAGAAAGCAAAGCGCAGCTGAAATTACAGAACTTGATTTACCAGGTTATGCGATTGGTGGACTAAGTGTCGGTGAACCCAAAGAACTGATGTATGAAGTTATGGATTATACCGTTCCCTTACTTCCAAAGGATCGTCCTCGTTACCTAATGGGAGTCGGTTCACCTGATGCTTTGATTGAGGGAGTCATGCGCGGGATTGATATGTTTGACTGCGTCTTACCGACACGGATCGCTCGTAATGGGACAGCAATGACGCGTTATGGGAAGCTTGTCGTTCGGAATGCTGCAGTTGCTCATGATTTTATGCCAATCGATCCGACGTGTGATTGCTATGCTTGTCGCAATTATTCACGAGCCTACATTCGTCATTTGCTGAAAGCCGATGAAATTCTAGGTTTACGCCTCATGAGTATTCATAATTTGCGCTTTTTACAAACGCTTATGAAGGAAATTCGGGAAGCGATTGCTGAAGACCGCTTACCGGAATATCGACAGAAGTTTTTTACTGATTATGGTTATCTAGACTAA
- the queA gene encoding tRNA preQ1(34) S-adenosylmethionine ribosyltransferase-isomerase QueA has product MELSEFDFYLPQELIAQHPVEPRDSSRLMAVNRTSGEIEHHIFHELPDLLQPGDVLVVNNTRVIPARLIGEKEGTGAHIECLLLKRIERDVWEVLIKPGKRLKEGQKVSFGGGKLIGELLEILPDGNRIIRFSYEGIFEAVLDELGNMPLPPYITEKLENKERYQTVYAKESGSAAAPTAGLHFTRELMDQLRQKGIEIVEILLHVGLGTFRPVKVEKIEEHEMHSEYYRVSPEVAERINRAKQEGRRVIAVGTTASRTLESVGQENGLIRAGEGWTNIFIYPGYSFKVVDALITNFHFPKSTLVMLVSALAGRDLIMKAYELAVQERYRFYSFGDAMLIL; this is encoded by the coding sequence TTGGAGTTATCAGAGTTTGATTTTTATCTACCTCAAGAGCTTATCGCTCAACACCCTGTGGAACCTAGGGATTCCTCACGGTTAATGGCGGTTAATCGTACCAGTGGTGAGATTGAGCACCACATCTTTCATGAGTTGCCTGATCTACTACAACCCGGGGATGTTTTAGTGGTCAATAATACTCGGGTCATACCTGCCCGCTTAATTGGGGAGAAGGAAGGAACGGGTGCTCATATCGAATGCCTCCTCTTAAAGCGCATAGAACGGGATGTTTGGGAAGTGCTGATTAAACCCGGTAAGCGTTTAAAAGAGGGTCAGAAGGTGAGTTTCGGAGGCGGAAAACTCATCGGAGAGCTTTTGGAAATCCTACCGGATGGTAATCGTATAATTCGTTTCTCGTATGAGGGGATTTTTGAGGCTGTTCTTGATGAATTAGGAAACATGCCTTTGCCACCCTATATCACGGAAAAACTCGAAAATAAAGAACGCTATCAGACAGTTTACGCCAAGGAGAGCGGTTCAGCAGCTGCACCCACGGCAGGATTGCATTTTACGCGTGAGTTGATGGATCAGTTACGTCAAAAGGGAATTGAAATTGTCGAGATCCTTCTCCATGTCGGGCTAGGCACATTCAGACCGGTGAAAGTAGAAAAGATTGAAGAGCATGAGATGCATTCTGAGTATTATCGCGTTTCCCCGGAAGTGGCCGAGCGGATCAATCGAGCTAAACAAGAAGGAAGACGTGTGATAGCCGTAGGAACAACAGCCTCACGTACGCTAGAATCGGTTGGACAGGAGAACGGGTTGATTCGAGCTGGGGAAGGATGGACAAATATTTTTATTTATCCAGGATACTCTTTTAAAGTCGTTGATGCATTGATTACAAATTTCCATTTCCCTAAATCAACTTTGGTTATGTTAGTTAGTGCTTTGGCTGGACGGGATTTGATTATGAAAGCCTATGAGTTAGCAGTGCAAGAACGCTACCGCTTTTATAGCTTTGGAGATGCTATGCTCATCTTGTAA
- a CDS encoding SpoIID/LytB domain-containing protein — translation MLPYLPGENGLSTFQRCVLMVLMLFLVFLNAKPCLAQEIPVELVWKYKDAGWIGIQIDEGNYQLTEFKEQITETPCAEGSSLECGWGGLAPIIRLNDNPFQIWRGTQIELRALDSSGVFKIQTPDGESVRYRGSLRLSWKGDHWSLINQIDLEQYLKGVVPIEMSNLWAQDGLEALKAQAVAARTYVVKKLQINSQITDSPDFDQAYLGKEVEGKASTAIIATEGKILVDDQTKLPIDALYSSHNGGYTEKAENVWSNPDTHFSSHPDPYSKGMGGATDQWRFIIGADVLGKTFQLSSIQEVQLDKYPSGRVKKVRMTDQNGKSKEISGRTFVQAFYPFGHPIHSQAFLGSLFEVQEIPGQAQLKGQENKLGQWKNLIEPSVISENVPINSGPRLDRIFSSSLGIRENPSSEGVFIFWGRGWGHGVGMSQWGAYHMAQLGYGYQEILDFYYDNVVLVDK, via the coding sequence ATGCTACCTTATTTACCAGGAGAAAATGGATTGTCCACTTTTCAAAGATGCGTCCTGATGGTACTTATGCTGTTTTTAGTCTTCCTGAACGCTAAGCCTTGCTTAGCTCAAGAAATCCCGGTTGAATTGGTCTGGAAATATAAAGATGCGGGTTGGATTGGAATTCAGATCGACGAAGGGAATTATCAACTGACAGAGTTCAAAGAGCAGATAACTGAAACCCCATGCGCTGAAGGTTCATCGCTGGAGTGTGGTTGGGGAGGGCTTGCACCGATCATTCGTCTCAATGATAACCCTTTCCAAATTTGGAGGGGGACTCAAATTGAATTAAGAGCTCTGGACTCTTCTGGAGTCTTTAAAATCCAAACCCCGGATGGAGAATCTGTTCGTTATCGCGGAAGTTTGCGCCTAAGTTGGAAAGGAGATCATTGGTCATTAATTAATCAAATTGATCTGGAACAATATCTAAAAGGAGTTGTTCCGATCGAAATGAGTAATCTTTGGGCTCAAGATGGTTTAGAGGCGTTAAAAGCTCAAGCAGTTGCGGCACGAACTTATGTCGTGAAAAAATTACAAATAAACTCGCAAATTACGGACTCTCCTGATTTTGATCAGGCTTATCTTGGTAAAGAGGTCGAAGGGAAAGCCTCCACAGCCATCATTGCGACAGAGGGAAAGATTTTGGTCGATGATCAGACGAAACTCCCGATTGATGCGTTATACTCGTCCCATAATGGGGGGTATACAGAAAAGGCAGAGAATGTCTGGAGTAATCCAGATACCCATTTTTCGTCTCATCCTGATCCTTATTCTAAAGGAATGGGTGGGGCAACAGATCAATGGCGTTTCATTATTGGCGCAGATGTCTTAGGCAAGACGTTTCAGTTATCATCGATTCAAGAGGTTCAACTTGACAAATACCCGTCGGGTAGAGTAAAAAAAGTAAGGATGACGGATCAAAACGGCAAATCGAAGGAGATCTCGGGGAGGACTTTTGTCCAGGCTTTTTATCCCTTTGGACACCCTATACATAGTCAGGCTTTCTTGGGAAGCCTTTTTGAGGTTCAGGAAATTCCGGGTCAAGCCCAATTAAAAGGTCAAGAAAATAAGCTGGGACAATGGAAAAATTTGATCGAGCCTTCAGTGATAAGTGAGAATGTCCCAATAAACTCAGGTCCTCGTTTAGATCGAATTTTTAGTTCTTCACTTGGAATTCGTGAAAATCCATCTTCAGAGGGTGTGTTCATCTTTTGGGGACGCGGTTGGGGCCATGGGGTTGGAATGTCTCAATGGGGGGCGTATCATATGGCCCAACTTGGATATGGTTATCAAGAAATACTGGATTTTTATTACGATAATGTTGTCCTTGTGGACAAATAA
- the ruvB gene encoding Holliday junction branch migration DNA helicase RuvB, which translates to MEERMVSPQELPEDVEGEALRPHRLGDYIGQTKVKENLQIFIQAALARGEALDHVLLYGPPGLGKTTLANIIALEMGVNIRTTSGPAIERPGDLAAILTSLEPRDVLFIDEIHRLSRTTEEILYSAMEDGCLDIVIGKGPSARSIRLSLPPFTLVGATTRAGQLASPLRDRFGVISRLEFYEVEDLIKIVRRASSILHLEITPDGAAEIGRRSRGTPRVANRLLKRVRDYAQVWENGVVTTELARKALDRLEVDPAGLDRIDHNTLNTIIQMFAGGPVGLDTLSATIGEESETIEDVVEPYLLQKGFLQRTPRGRVATARAYEHMGIPYPYNQEVKLSEE; encoded by the coding sequence TATGGTATCTCCGCAAGAATTACCGGAGGATGTTGAGGGAGAAGCCCTTCGTCCGCATCGGCTGGGAGATTACATCGGACAAACGAAGGTTAAGGAAAACCTTCAAATATTTATCCAAGCTGCTTTAGCTCGCGGTGAAGCGTTGGACCATGTTTTGCTTTATGGGCCACCCGGTTTAGGCAAAACGACATTGGCTAATATTATTGCCTTAGAAATGGGAGTTAATATTCGAACGACCTCTGGGCCAGCCATTGAACGACCTGGGGATTTGGCAGCAATCCTAACTTCTTTAGAGCCTCGAGATGTATTGTTTATCGATGAGATTCATCGCCTAAGCCGGACGACGGAAGAAATATTATACTCTGCTATGGAAGATGGATGCTTGGACATTGTCATAGGTAAAGGCCCAAGTGCTCGCTCGATTCGCCTTTCACTGCCCCCCTTTACGCTAGTTGGCGCGACTACGCGGGCAGGTCAGCTGGCCTCTCCTTTAAGAGATCGGTTCGGCGTGATTAGTCGCTTGGAATTTTATGAAGTAGAAGATTTGATTAAGATTGTTCGACGCGCCTCGAGTATTTTACATCTCGAGATCACCCCTGATGGAGCTGCCGAAATTGGTCGACGTTCGCGTGGAACACCGCGAGTAGCCAATCGCTTACTTAAAAGAGTGCGGGATTATGCCCAAGTTTGGGAGAATGGAGTAGTCACTACAGAACTTGCGCGTAAAGCACTAGATCGTCTTGAAGTTGATCCCGCGGGGCTAGATCGGATTGACCATAACACGCTTAATACAATTATTCAGATGTTTGCTGGGGGACCAGTAGGGTTAGATACCTTATCCGCAACGATTGGTGAAGAATCAGAAACCATCGAAGATGTGGTTGAGCCTTACTTGTTACAAAAGGGATTTTTGCAACGCACACCTCGGGGACGAGTGGCTACTGCTCGTGCGTATGAACATATGGGTATTCCCTATCCTTATAATCAAGAAGTGAAGCTTTCGGAAGAATAA